A single region of the Thermoanaerobacterium aotearoense genome encodes:
- the sigH gene encoding RNA polymerase sporulation sigma factor SigH, translating into MKSGAQIDLYNIFSSMDEGDVVEEAQRGNEAALEFIIDKYYSFVKAKARSYFLVGADKEDIVQEGMIGLYKAIRDFKSDKLSSFKAFAELCITRQMITAIKTATRQKHIPLNSYVSLNKPIFEEESDRTLMDVVSSECVSDPEELIINREEYVNIENKIGEMLSDLEWEVLISYLDGKSYQEIAVELRRHVKSIDNALQRVKRKLERYLEMRNS; encoded by the coding sequence GTGAAATCGGGGGCACAAATAGATCTATACAATATTTTTTCATCGATGGATGAAGGTGATGTTGTAGAAGAGGCTCAGAGAGGCAACGAAGCAGCACTGGAATTCATCATCGATAAGTACTATTCTTTTGTCAAGGCAAAGGCTCGTTCCTACTTTTTGGTCGGCGCGGATAAGGAAGATATAGTGCAGGAAGGCATGATCGGGTTATACAAGGCTATTCGCGATTTTAAAAGCGATAAGCTGTCATCGTTTAAAGCTTTTGCTGAGCTATGCATAACGAGGCAAATGATAACTGCTATCAAAACTGCTACAAGGCAAAAACATATTCCTCTTAATTCTTATGTTTCTCTAAATAAACCGATTTTTGAGGAAGAGTCGGATAGGACTTTGATGGACGTTGTGTCCAGTGAATGCGTATCTGACCCTGAGGAGTTAATAATAAACCGAGAGGAATACGTTAACATCGAAAACAAGATTGGAGAGATGTTAAGTGACCTTGAGTGGGAAGTGCTTATATCCTACCTTGATGGGAAATCGTATCAGGAGATTGCTGTTGAGCTTAGAAGACATGTAAAATCGATAGATAATGCCCTCCAAAGAGTAAAAAGAAAGCTTGAAAGATATCTGGAGATGAGAAATAGTTAA
- a CDS encoding NYN domain-containing protein: MYMVIDGYNVINNWEDLKLEARNNLEDARQKLIDILQNFRGYTGFNIILVFDAMYAKGKQQNKEYHNGVEVVYTKEGESADSYIEGLIKEIVKKDKVVVVTSDWILQQVVLGQGAIRMSSRELYEELNNYLEDKKKFYTKDDKKDSIESRLSEEIIERLKKMAE, translated from the coding sequence ATGTATATGGTGATTGATGGGTATAACGTGATAAACAATTGGGAGGATTTAAAGCTTGAGGCGAGAAACAACCTTGAGGACGCCAGACAAAAGTTGATAGACATACTTCAAAATTTCAGAGGGTATACAGGATTTAATATAATACTTGTCTTTGATGCGATGTACGCCAAAGGGAAACAACAAAACAAGGAATATCACAATGGAGTCGAAGTCGTGTATACAAAGGAAGGTGAGTCTGCAGACAGCTATATTGAAGGATTGATAAAAGAAATAGTCAAAAAAGACAAAGTAGTTGTGGTGACTTCTGATTGGATATTGCAGCAAGTCGTATTAGGTCAAGGGGCGATAAGGATGTCATCGAGGGAATTATACGAAGAATTGAATAATTATTTAGAAGATAAGAAGAAATTTTATACTAAAGATGACAAAAAAGACAGCATTGAATCAAGACTTTCAGAAGAAATTATAGAAAGGCTTAAGAAAATGGCTGAGTAA
- the rlmB gene encoding 23S rRNA (guanosine(2251)-2'-O)-methyltransferase RlmB, which produces MRENENIIYGRNPVLEAINSGREIEKIYVSKNAKGNISKIIKSARDKNIIVSTADNVTLDKMSGNGNHQGIVALCSLYKYCDVEDILEYASEKGEKPFILLLDGITDTHNFGAIIRTAEAFSAHGIVIPKRRSAVVNSTVVKTSAGATEYMKIAKVSNINTAINNLKKQGVWIVGSSVDAKEDFSNVDYDQPIAIVIGSEGEGISELVKKNCDYLVKIPMMGNMNSLNASVAASIFMYEVVRQRLGKA; this is translated from the coding sequence ATGAGAGAAAATGAAAATATAATATACGGGAGGAATCCTGTATTAGAAGCGATTAACAGTGGACGAGAGATTGAAAAAATATATGTTTCAAAAAATGCCAAAGGAAATATTTCTAAAATTATAAAATCTGCAAGAGATAAAAATATAATCGTATCAACTGCAGATAATGTGACATTAGACAAGATGTCCGGAAACGGCAACCATCAGGGAATAGTCGCATTGTGCTCCCTCTACAAGTATTGTGATGTTGAAGATATACTTGAGTATGCCAGCGAGAAAGGCGAAAAGCCTTTTATTCTGTTATTGGATGGAATAACAGACACGCACAACTTTGGAGCCATAATAAGGACTGCAGAAGCCTTTTCAGCTCACGGTATCGTAATACCAAAGAGGAGATCTGCTGTCGTAAACAGTACAGTTGTAAAGACATCAGCAGGTGCAACTGAGTACATGAAAATTGCAAAGGTTTCAAACATAAACACTGCGATAAATAACCTAAAGAAACAAGGCGTATGGATTGTAGGCAGCAGCGTAGATGCAAAAGAGGATTTTAGCAATGTGGATTATGACCAGCCTATAGCCATAGTCATTGGCAGTGAAGGTGAAGGGATATCTGAGCTTGTTAAAAAGAACTGTGATTATCTTGTAAAGATACCAATGATGGGCAATATGAATTCGCTTAATGCATCGGTAGCGGCATCTATTTTTATGTACGAGGTTGTACGACAGAGGTTGGGTAAGGCGTGA
- a CDS encoding Mini-ribonuclease 3, with translation MNLFSKDGKVFTRKDVMNLSPLIMAFIGDSVYDLFIRTNISAKGNRPINKIHRECVKYVKASSQSEILKNLYDMFDEEEKDIIRRGRNVKSATIPKHAGIEEYRLATAFEALLGYLYLLGRYDRLDEILNYALNYNINEG, from the coding sequence ATGAATCTTTTTTCGAAAGATGGCAAAGTTTTTACAAGAAAAGATGTCATGAATTTATCGCCGCTTATTATGGCTTTTATTGGCGATAGCGTCTATGATTTGTTTATAAGGACTAACATTTCCGCAAAAGGAAATAGGCCCATAAACAAGATTCACAGGGAATGCGTCAAGTACGTAAAAGCATCATCGCAGTCTGAGATTTTGAAAAATCTCTATGATATGTTTGATGAAGAAGAAAAGGATATAATAAGAAGGGGCAGGAATGTAAAAAGTGCTACTATTCCAAAGCATGCCGGTATCGAAGAATACCGGCTGGCTACTGCCTTTGAGGCTTTACTTGGCTACTTGTATCTTTTAGGAAGATATGATAGGCTTGATGAAATACTAAACTACGCATTAAACTATAATATAAATGAGGGTTAA
- the cysS gene encoding cysteine--tRNA ligase, with protein MKIYNTLTRRKEEFKPLNDNVVNMYVCGPTVYNFIHIGNARAFIVFDTVRRYLEYKGYKVNYVQNFTDIDDKLIKRSHEENTTVKELADRYIDEYFKDADSLGIKRATFHPRATENIEEIIEFVKKLIDKGFAYEKDGNVYYDTTKFKDYGKLSHKNIDELKAGARIEVNEDKKNPTDFVLWKAAKEGEPYWDSPWGKGRPGWHIECSTMSTKYLGKTLDIHAGGPDLIFPHHENEIAQSEAANDAEFAKYWMHIGYLNINNEKMSKSKNNFFTVRDVISQYDPEVLRFFMLMSHYRNPINYSQDLIEQAKGGFLRLSNTVYNLRHLLDVAEDRQLRDEEKAYKEKYEEYKRKFEEAMDDDFNTADAISVIFEMVRDINSNIDGNSPKELIKYILDVFLSLSSVLGITYKKKDLLDDEIKELIEKRQEARKAKNWAEADRIRDELKKQGIVLEDTPNGVRWKRV; from the coding sequence ATGAAGATTTATAATACACTTACCAGAAGAAAAGAGGAATTTAAGCCACTAAACGACAATGTTGTGAATATGTATGTGTGTGGTCCTACTGTGTACAATTTTATCCATATAGGAAATGCAAGAGCGTTTATCGTCTTTGATACTGTCAGAAGGTATTTGGAATATAAAGGGTATAAAGTAAACTATGTTCAGAACTTTACAGATATAGACGATAAACTCATAAAAAGATCCCATGAAGAAAACACAACTGTAAAAGAATTAGCTGACAGATACATTGATGAGTATTTCAAGGATGCTGACAGCTTGGGAATAAAAAGAGCCACATTCCATCCAAGGGCTACAGAAAACATCGAAGAAATAATCGAGTTTGTGAAAAAGCTTATTGATAAAGGGTTTGCTTATGAAAAAGATGGAAATGTGTACTACGATACGACGAAGTTCAAGGATTATGGGAAACTTTCACATAAAAATATAGATGAATTAAAAGCTGGAGCCAGAATAGAAGTAAATGAAGACAAAAAAAATCCAACAGACTTCGTCCTTTGGAAGGCTGCAAAGGAAGGAGAACCGTATTGGGATAGCCCATGGGGTAAAGGCAGACCTGGTTGGCATATTGAGTGCTCGACTATGTCCACAAAGTATTTAGGAAAAACCCTTGATATACATGCAGGTGGGCCTGATCTCATATTTCCGCACCATGAGAATGAGATTGCTCAGAGTGAAGCCGCAAATGACGCAGAGTTTGCAAAGTATTGGATGCACATAGGATACTTAAACATCAATAATGAAAAAATGTCCAAATCAAAAAACAATTTTTTCACTGTAAGAGACGTGATTAGCCAATATGATCCTGAAGTTTTGAGGTTTTTCATGTTGATGTCTCATTACAGAAATCCAATCAATTATAGTCAAGACCTTATAGAGCAGGCAAAAGGAGGATTTTTAAGATTAAGCAACACTGTTTACAACTTGCGGCACCTTTTGGATGTGGCGGAAGACAGGCAATTAAGAGATGAAGAAAAGGCGTACAAAGAGAAATATGAAGAGTACAAAAGAAAGTTTGAAGAAGCGATGGATGACGATTTTAACACTGCTGATGCTATATCGGTCATCTTTGAAATGGTAAGAGATATTAATTCAAATATAGATGGAAATTCTCCAAAAGAATTGATAAAATATATATTGGATGTTTTCTTGAGTTTGTCTTCTGTCCTTGGCATAACTTATAAGAAAAAAGATCTATTGGATGATGAGATTAAAGAATTGATAGAAAAGCGGCAAGAGGCCAGAAAGGCAAAGAATTGGGCAGAGGCTGACAGAATAAGAGATGAATTAAAAAAACAAGGGATAGTATTGGAAGATACACCTAACGGAGTAAGGTGGAAGAGAGTTTGA
- the epsC gene encoding serine O-acetyltransferase EpsC — MFKTLKEDIKVVFERDPAAKSVLEVILCYPGFHAIIFHRIAHYLYNKKLLLLSRLISQFSRFLTGIEIHPGAKIGKGFFIDHGMGVVIGETTEIGDNVTLYQGVTLGGTGKDKGKRHPTIGNNVVVGSGAKVLGPIKIGDNTKIGAGAVVLHDVPPNCTVVGVPGHCVKKDNVRVSPASKANVDLEHGKLPDPIEDELRRLKARIKRLETYINNVEDDRDEDL, encoded by the coding sequence GTGTTTAAAACATTAAAGGAGGACATTAAGGTAGTGTTTGAAAGGGATCCTGCTGCAAAAAGCGTATTAGAAGTAATTTTATGCTATCCGGGATTCCATGCTATAATATTCCATAGAATCGCACACTACTTATACAATAAAAAGCTGTTGCTGCTATCAAGGCTTATTTCACAATTCAGCAGGTTTTTAACAGGAATAGAAATACACCCAGGCGCTAAAATAGGCAAAGGATTTTTTATAGATCATGGAATGGGCGTAGTGATAGGGGAGACGACAGAGATAGGAGATAACGTGACGCTATACCAAGGAGTTACATTAGGTGGCACTGGGAAAGATAAGGGCAAGAGACACCCTACTATAGGCAATAACGTAGTTGTTGGAAGCGGTGCAAAAGTCTTAGGACCAATAAAGATAGGCGACAATACGAAGATAGGTGCAGGTGCTGTAGTGCTGCATGACGTTCCACCCAATTGCACTGTCGTCGGTGTCCCTGGACACTGTGTAAAAAAAGACAACGTGAGAGTAAGTCCGGCATCTAAAGCAAATGTTGACTTAGAACATGGAAAGTTGCCAGATCCGATTGAAGATGAATTAAGAAGGCTAAAGGCCAGAATCAAAAGGTTAGAAACATATATAAACAATGTGGAGGATGATAGAGATGAAGATTTATAA
- the gltX gene encoding glutamate--tRNA ligase, which translates to MEKRVRFAPSPTGAIHIGNIRTALFNYLFSRSEGAKLILRIEDTDLTRSSKDFEKLIFKELNWLGIEWDEGPDKPGEYGPYRQSERLHIYNEYAEKLIEEGKAYRCYCTPEELDKDREESVKRGDIPRYSGRCRHLTKEQEEEYLRQGRKPSIRFIIPDDVTISFDDMIKGKIEIKSDTLGGDMIIVKSDGMPTYNFAVVVDDTLMKITHVIRGEDHIYNTPKQLLIYEALGFKPPVFAHAPLILGSDRTKLSKRHGNTYIGQYREMGYLPEAMFNFLSLLSWSPDDNVELMSKDEIIKKFNFNKIHSANPVFDIEKLNWMNQHYIQMSPIERIVDLSLPHLKEAGYIGENVDEATYDWLKKVVSLFKDGLHYVAELKDKARMFFDDDLEYNGETREILLSSDAKNVLMGFKEEIENMDELTEESIKELLKMLQKKIGVKGKAFFMPIRIALTGQDHGPELVMIIPLLGRQKVLQRIDKALKSISQM; encoded by the coding sequence ATGGAAAAAAGAGTTAGGTTTGCACCAAGCCCTACCGGTGCTATTCACATAGGCAATATTCGAACTGCATTGTTTAATTATCTATTTTCAAGAAGTGAGGGCGCTAAACTCATATTGAGGATAGAAGATACGGATCTGACAAGGTCTTCTAAGGACTTTGAAAAATTGATATTCAAAGAGTTAAACTGGCTTGGTATAGAATGGGATGAAGGGCCTGATAAACCTGGTGAATATGGACCATACAGGCAAAGTGAAAGGCTTCACATATATAATGAATATGCAGAAAAGCTTATAGAAGAAGGTAAAGCTTACAGATGTTATTGTACTCCTGAAGAGCTGGATAAAGACAGAGAGGAGTCTGTTAAAAGAGGAGATATACCGAGGTATTCTGGAAGATGCCGCCATTTGACTAAAGAGCAGGAAGAAGAATATCTGAGGCAAGGCAGGAAGCCTTCCATTAGATTTATAATTCCCGATGATGTCACAATATCATTTGACGATATGATAAAGGGAAAGATCGAAATTAAGTCAGACACGCTGGGCGGTGACATGATAATAGTAAAATCTGACGGCATGCCGACTTACAACTTTGCAGTCGTTGTAGATGATACCCTTATGAAGATAACACATGTCATAAGAGGTGAAGATCATATTTACAACACTCCTAAGCAGCTTCTCATTTATGAAGCGCTTGGCTTTAAGCCACCTGTATTTGCTCATGCGCCTCTTATCTTGGGATCAGACAGGACTAAGCTTTCAAAAAGACATGGGAATACTTACATTGGACAATACAGGGAAATGGGATATTTGCCCGAAGCGATGTTTAACTTTTTATCCCTTTTAAGCTGGTCGCCAGATGACAATGTAGAATTGATGTCTAAAGATGAAATAATTAAAAAATTTAATTTCAATAAAATCCACAGTGCTAATCCTGTCTTTGACATAGAAAAGTTGAATTGGATGAATCAACACTACATTCAGATGAGTCCTATCGAAAGGATTGTAGATTTAAGCTTGCCACATCTTAAAGAGGCAGGTTATATTGGCGAAAATGTGGATGAGGCTACGTACGATTGGCTAAAAAAAGTGGTGTCACTTTTTAAAGATGGTTTGCACTATGTGGCTGAACTGAAAGACAAAGCGAGAATGTTCTTTGACGATGATTTGGAATACAACGGCGAAACAAGGGAAATTCTGCTGTCAAGTGATGCTAAGAATGTGCTTATGGGTTTTAAAGAAGAAATTGAAAATATGGATGAATTGACAGAAGAGAGCATAAAAGAACTGCTAAAGATGTTGCAAAAGAAGATAGGGGTTAAGGGAAAAGCCTTTTTCATGCCTATAAGAATCGCCTTAACAGGGCAAGACCATGGGCCTGAACTTGTGATGATAATTCCTCTTTTAGGCAGACAGAAGGTCTTGCAGAGGATAGACAAAGCCTTAAAATCAATATCGCAAATGTGA